Below is a window of Gammaproteobacteria bacterium DNA.
AAATCTAGTTTTCCTCTCTTTCCTGGAGGGTTGGCCATAATGATAAGTGGTTTCTCCATTGTGCTTTTTCTCCCTGACTTGCTGATTCCGCTTGTATCAACTTATGCCGCGCCCATGTCAATCGCTAAGCTCTACAAGCTTGTCTATCTTGGGTATGTGATGATGGCGGTGGGCACCTTGGTAAGTATTGTTGGAGTAAATAAATGGTGGGTAGATCGATGCTCAGATAAGCATAAAAGGTTTTTCCCGAAGCTATCTCGTCGTTGAGAACTCGTAAGGTGAATGAAGGTGTCATTTGCCGTAACTCATGGTTCGCGCCTTCGCTTAACTCATTCTACGCAAAGGGCCGGTGTCGCAGACGCCGGCCCTTTGTCGGTTTTGATTTTCACCGTCCCCGTCGGTGCAGCCGAGCACCGCAGCCCTTTTGCGATGAAGCGAGCCTCTTGTTTGAGCTGTTCGAGCGGTGCCGGCGTAGCCGGTGCCGAGCGAACTGCGAGTCAGGCGAGCGCGCAAAAGGGCGAGGAGCGCAAGGAACCCCGCGCAGCGGGGCAAGCCGTCGGGGTGCCCTTCTCTTTGGTTACTTTCTCTTGGGCAAGCAGGAGAAAGTAACCCGCCCGGCAGGGGCGGAATAAAGGCCAGGGCAGCACTCGGCAGCGAGATCGCTTCGCTCCGCTCGCAATGACGCCACCCGCAGCAGACCACCAAGCCGCCCCCCTCCCGGGTACCCCAAACCCGCTGAATCAGTTAGTCTTCCCGCCCATCCACAAGCGAACGACGAGACCGACCGCATGACCACCCGCATCGCCATCACCGGCGCCGCCGGCCGCATGGGCCGCACCCTGATCGAGGCCGTCCACCAGGCCGAGGGCGTCGTCGTCACGGCCGCCTTCGAGCATCCCGAACATGACCTCCTCGGCTCGGATGCCGGGCTGCTGGCGGGCGTGGGCGAGATCGGCGTGCCGCTGACGGCCGACGTCGCGGCGCTGACCAGCGTGTTCGATGTGCTGATCGATTTCACCCGCCCGCAGGCCACGCTGGCGAACCTGACCATGTGCCGGGTCGCCGGCCGGCGCATGGTCATCGGCACGACCGGGTTCAGCGACGCCGAGAAGGCGCAGCTTCAGGCGGCTGCCACTGAGATCGGTATCGTGTTCGCGCCCAACATGAGCGTGGGCGTGAACCTGTGTTTCAAACTGCTGGACATGGCCGCGCGGGTGCTGGGCGATGAGGTCGACATCGAGATCATCGAGGCACACCACCGTCATAAGGTCGATGCGCCCTCGGGCACGGCGCTGCGCATGGGCGAGGTGGTGGCCGCCGCGCTTGGCCGCGATCTGAAGGACTGCGCCGTCTATGGTCGCGAGGGTGTCACCGGCGAGCGCGATCGCAAGACCATCGGGTTCGAGACCATCCGCGCCGGCGACATCGTCGGTGACCATACGGTGCTGTTCGCCGGCATCGGCGAGCGCATCGAGATTACCCACAAGGCCTCCAGCCGCATGACCTTCGCCAGGGGTGCGGTACGCGCCGCCGACTGGCTGATGGGTCGCGCCACCGGGCTGTATGACATGCAGGATGTGCTCGACCTCAGAAGCTGAGCGCACCCCAAGCCCGCCCGGCTCTCTTCGGGGCCGCTCCAGGCCAGCGGCTACCGCACTGATTTCCCAGCGCAGTGTTTGCGCGAAACATGACCGTCACGAATAGACAGGTCGGGTGGTGTCCGCTACAATCCGCTCCCGTGGTCGCCACTGCGGCAGCGCATCCATTCCATTGAGCGGGACGGTCCGGCACGGACCCTCCCGCTTTGCATATCCGATACTTGGAGATACTTGGAGGTCCCCGTGCGGAAGCCGGCCCTGCTGGTCCTGGAAGATGGCAGTACGTTCCGGGGCGAATCGATCGGCGCCGCTGGGCAGACCACGGGCGAGGTGGTCTTCAATACGGCGATGACCGGGTATCAGGAGATCCTCACCGACCCTTCCTACGCACGGCAGATCGTGACGCTCACCTATCCCCACATCGGTAACGTGGGTGTCAATCCCGAAGACGAGGAGAGTGCGCACATCCACAGCGCCGGGCTGGTGGTGCGCGACGTGCCACTGCGCGCCAGCAACTGGCGCTGCCGCGAGACGCTGGGAGCCTATCTGCAGCGACGCGGCGTCGTTGGCATCGCCGGCGTCGACACCCGCCGGCTGACCCGCATCCTGCGCGAAAAGGGGGCGCAGGCCGGCTGCATCGTGGCCGGCGACGCGCTCGATGAGGTCGCCGCGCTGGCCGCTGCGCGCGCCTTTCCCGGCCTCACAGGCATGGACCTCGCCAAGGAGGTCACCACGCATCGGCCCTATGAATGGGCTCAGGGCAGCTGGACCCTGGAGGGCGGCCTGCCGACGGCGCCGCACCCCCTCGAGGAGGAGCTGCCTTACCACGTGGTCGCCTATGACTACGGCGCCAAGCGCAACATGCTGCGTATGCTGGTCGACCGCGGCTGCCGCCTGACAGTGGTACCCGCCCAGACACCGGCGAGCGAGGTGTTCAAACTCGCGCCGGACGGCGTGTTCCTGTCCAACGGGCCGGGCGATCCCGAGGTCTGCGACTATGCCATCGCGGCGATCCGCGAGTTCACCACCCGCAAGCTGCCGCTGTTCGGCATCTGCCTCGGCTATCAACTGCTCGGTCTGGCCAGCGGCGCCGGCACCATGAAGATGAAATTCGGCCACCACGGTGCCAACCACCCGGTACAGGATCTCGCCAGCCGCGCGGTGCTGATCACCAGCCAGAACCACGGCTTCGCGGTGGACGAGACGACCCTGCCGGCAAATCTGCAAGCAACGCACCGCTCGCTGTTCGATGGCACTTTGCAAGGCATGGAACGTACCGACTGCCCGGCCTTCGGTTTCCAGGGCCACCCCGAGGCGAGCCCCGGCCCGCAAGACGTGGCGCCGTTATTCGACCGTTTCATCGAAATGATGAAACGGTAGATACAAGTTTCAAGATGCGAGATGCAAGAGAAGATCGCATCTCTTTGCATATCTTGAAGTGACTTGTATCTTGCAACTTGCATCTTGTATCTGAGTTGATATGCCAAAACGTACCGACATACACAGCATCCTGATCCTCGGCGCCGGTCCCATCGTCATCGGGCAGGCCTGCGAGTTCGACTATTCCGGCGCGCAGGCCTGTAAGGCGCTCAAGGAGGAGGGCTACCGGATCATCCTGGTGAACTCCAATCCGGCGACCATCATGACCGATCCGGAAATGGCCGATGCCACCTACATCGAGCCGGTCGAGTGGCGCACGGTGGCGAAGATCATCGAGGTCGAGCGCCCCGATGCGCTGTTGCCGACCATGGGTGGTCAGACGGCGCTGAACTGCGCGCTGGATCTCGCCAAACACGGTGTGCTGGAGCAGTTCGGTGTGGAGATGATCGGTGCGAGCCGCGACGCCATCGACAAGGCCGAGGATCGCGATCGCTTCCGGCAGGCCATGAAGAAGATCGGTCTGTCCATGCCGCGTTCGGCCATCGCCCACAGCATGGAAGAGGCGCTGCAGGTGCAGGTGCAGATCGGCTTTCCGACCATCATCCGCCCCTCCTTCACCATGGGCGGCAGCGGTGGCGGTATTGCCTACAACAAGGAGGAGTTCGTCGAGATCTGTGAGCGCGGCCTGGACCTCTCGCCGACCAATGAGTTGCTGATCGAGGAATCGGCGCTCGGCTGGAAGGAATACGAGATGGAGGTGGTGCGCGATCACAACGACAACTGCATCATCGTGTGTTCCATCGAGAACTTCGATCCGATGGGCGTACACACCGGTGACTCCATCACCGTGGCGCCGGCACAGACGCTGACCGACAAGGAATACCAGATCATGCGTGACGCGTCCCTCGCGGTGCTGCGCGAGATCGGCGTGGATACCGGCGGTTCGAACGTGCAGTTCGCCGTCAACCCTGACAACGGCCACATGATCATCATCGAGATGAACCCGCGCGTGTCGCGTTCCTCGGCACTGGCCTCCAAGGCCACCGGGTTTCCGATCGCCAAGGTCGCCGCCAAGCTCGCCGTCGGGTATACCCTGGACGAGCTCAAGAACGACATCACCGGGGGTGCCACACCGGCCGCATTCGAGCCGTCGATCGATTATGTGGTCACCAAGGTGCCGCGCTTCACCTTCGAGAAATTCCCGCAGGCCAACCCGCGCCTGACCACCCAGATGAAGTCGGTGGGTGAGGTCATGGCCATTGGCCGCACCTTTCAGGAGTCGCTGCAAAAGGCGCTGCGCGGCCTGGAGACGGGCATCGATGGCCTCGACGAGCGCGTCGATCCCAAGGCCGAGGATGCGCGCGACATCCTGCGGCGCGAGCTCTATGAGGCCGGGCCGGAACGGATCCTGTACGTCGGCGACGCCTTTCGCATGGACATGTCGGTCGAGGAGGTCTACGACATCTCCCGGATCGATCCCTGGTTCCTGGCGCAGATCGAGGAACTCATCCGCCTGGAGGGCGAGGTACGGGTCGCCGGCCAGGCGGGCCTGACGGCCGATTTTCTGCGCCAGCTCAAGCGCAAGGGTTTCTCCGACCGCCGTCTGGCACGGTTGCTCGGCGCCCCCGAGAAGGAGATCCGCGACCTGCGCCGTGAACTCGGCGTGCGCCCAGTGTACAAGCGGGTCGACACCTGCGCCGCCGAATTCGCCACCGACACGGCCTACATGTATTCCACCTATGAGGAGGAATGCGAATCCAATCCGACCGCGCGCGACAAGATCATGGTGCTGGGCGGCGGGCCCAACCGCATCGGCCAGGGCATCGAGTTCGACTACTGCTGCGTGCACGCCGCGCTCGCTCTGCGCGAGGACGGCTACGAGACCATCATGGTCAACTGTAATCCGGAGACGGTGTCGACCGACTATGACACCTCGGACCGTCTGTACTTCGAGCCGCTGACGCTCGAGGACGTGCTGGAGATCATCGACAAGGAGCAGCCGCGCGGCGTGATCGTGCAGTACGGCGGCCAGACGCCGCTCAAGCTCGCACGCGAACTGGAGGCCAACGGTGCGCCCATCATCGGTACCAGCCCGGACTCCATCGACCTGGCCGAGGACCGTGAGCGTTTCCAACAGCTGATCGACAAGCTGGGCCTCAAGCAGCCACCGAACCGCACGGCGCGCACCGAGGAGCAGGCCACCCGCCTCGCCGCCGAGATCGGCTATCCGCTGGTGGTGCGGCCATCCTACGTGCTCGGCGGTCGGGCCATGGAGATCGTCTACAACGAAGACGATCTGCAACGCTACATGCGCGAGGCGGTGAAGGTCTCCAACGAATCGCCGGTGCTGCTCGACCGTTTCCTCGATGATGCCGTCGAGGTCGACGTCGACGCCATCTGCGACGGTACCGACGTCCTCATCGGCGGCATCATGGAACATATCGAGCAGGCCGGCGTGCACTCCGGCGACTCGGCCTGCTCGCTGCCGCCCTACACCCTGAGCGCCGCGATCCAGGACCGGTTGCGGGCGCAGATGCGCGCCATGGCCCTGGAGTTGCAAGTGGTCGGCCTGATGAACGCCCAGTTCGCCATCAAGGGTGATGACCTCTACGTATTGGAGGTCAACCCGCGTGCCTCGCGTACCGTACCCTTCGTCTCCAAGGCGACCGGGCGGCCACTGGCCAAGATCGCCGCACGCTGCATGGTCGGCACCTCGCTGGCCGCGCAGAATGCCACGCGCGAACGTATCCCACCGTTCTTCTCGGTGAAGGAGGCGGTGTTCCCGTTCGTCAAATTCCCCGGCGTCGATCCGCTGCTGGGGCCGGAGATGAAGTCCACCGGTGAGGTGATGGGGGTCGGTCGCAGCTTCGGCGCCGCCTTCGGGCGTGCGCAGCTGGGCGCCGGCGTGGTACTACCTGCCAGCGGCAAGATTTTCATCAGCGTGCGCGAGACCGATCGCGCCGGGGCCGTGGCCCTGGCGGGTGCCTTCGTGCAGCACGGTTTCGAGGTGGTGGCGACCCGCGGTACCGCGGCGGCGATCGCCGCGACCGGTATCCCGGTGGAGGTCGTCAACAAGGTGGCCGAGGGCCGGCCGCACATCGTGGATATGATCAAGAACAACCAGATCCGGTATATCGTCAATACGACCGAGGGCAAGCAGGCCATCGCCGACTCGTACACCATCCGTCGCAGTGCACTGCAGTTCAAGGTGAACTACAGCACCACACTGGCACACGGCAAGGCGACCAGCCTGGCGTTGGACAGCCTCGACAACGTCGAGGTCAACCGGCTGCAGACCCTGCATGAGGAGGTGCCGGTATGAGCAAGGTACCCTTGACGGTGCGCGGTGCGGAAAAACTGCGCACGGAGCTGCAGCAGTTGAAGACAGTCGAGCGCCCACGCATCATCCAGGCCATCGCCGATGCGCGTGCCCACGGCGATCTGAAGGAGAACGCCGAGTATCATGCCGCGCGCGAACAGCAGAGCTTCGTGGAAGGTCGCATCAAGGAGATCGAGGGCAAGCTGAGCCACGCCCAGATCATCGACGTGACCAAGATGCCGGCCACCGGTACGGTGGTCTTCGGCACCACCGTCGTCATTGCCGAGGAAGACAGCGGCGAGGAAATGACCTACCGGATCGTCGGTGAGGACGAGGCCGACATCAAGGCGGGCCTGATCTCGGTGAACTCGCCCATCGCCCGTGCACTGATCGGTAAGCAGGAGGGCGACGTCGCCACCGTGCAGACCCCGGGCGGCGCCCGGGATTTCGAGATCGTCGAGGTGCGCTACGAGTAGGGGTTCAAACCCTGATGGTGCTTACTTGAACCATCAAGCCATTAAACCGTTATTGGCCACGGAAACACACGGAACAACCTGGAAAGAATTCAGGAACCTTTGATTACTTCGTCATTGCGAGGATGCCTAGACCCGAAGGGTGAGGTACTCATAATGAAGCCCGCAGGGCTTCTATGGGCGCAGCGACGCAAACTGTTGATCTGCGTCGATGGAGATTGCTTCGCTTCGCTCGCAATGACGGTACGACGAATTAATCGGAGGTTCCTTCAATAGGTAAACCCAGGATCATACCTCGCAGTTTGGTTTCCTGGCTTTATACAATGAATCTTTTCCGTGTTGTTCCGTGTGTTTCCGTGGCCAATGGAATTTCGAATTACCTTGGCGCACCTTCGACGTTATGCAACCAGCAATGATCACCAAGGCCACCAACGAACTGGACCGCGCGCTGCTGGCGCTGTGGGTCGGGGCGCTGTGGACGGTGGGCCTGATGGTCGTGCCGGTGCTGTTCGCCGAGCTGGACCGGTCGACGGCCGGGACCATCGCCGGGGTGCTGTTCCACCGCCTGAATTACGCCGGACTGGTCATCGGCACCTTGCTGTTGCTGCGCAATCGCCTGGGTGCGGCGCGTGCCGGCATGCCGGCC
It encodes the following:
- the carB gene encoding carbamoyl-phosphate synthase large subunit, with protein sequence MPKRTDIHSILILGAGPIVIGQACEFDYSGAQACKALKEEGYRIILVNSNPATIMTDPEMADATYIEPVEWRTVAKIIEVERPDALLPTMGGQTALNCALDLAKHGVLEQFGVEMIGASRDAIDKAEDRDRFRQAMKKIGLSMPRSAIAHSMEEALQVQVQIGFPTIIRPSFTMGGSGGGIAYNKEEFVEICERGLDLSPTNELLIEESALGWKEYEMEVVRDHNDNCIIVCSIENFDPMGVHTGDSITVAPAQTLTDKEYQIMRDASLAVLREIGVDTGGSNVQFAVNPDNGHMIIIEMNPRVSRSSALASKATGFPIAKVAAKLAVGYTLDELKNDITGGATPAAFEPSIDYVVTKVPRFTFEKFPQANPRLTTQMKSVGEVMAIGRTFQESLQKALRGLETGIDGLDERVDPKAEDARDILRRELYEAGPERILYVGDAFRMDMSVEEVYDISRIDPWFLAQIEELIRLEGEVRVAGQAGLTADFLRQLKRKGFSDRRLARLLGAPEKEIRDLRRELGVRPVYKRVDTCAAEFATDTAYMYSTYEEECESNPTARDKIMVLGGGPNRIGQGIEFDYCCVHAALALREDGYETIMVNCNPETVSTDYDTSDRLYFEPLTLEDVLEIIDKEQPRGVIVQYGGQTPLKLARELEANGAPIIGTSPDSIDLAEDRERFQQLIDKLGLKQPPNRTARTEEQATRLAAEIGYPLVVRPSYVLGGRAMEIVYNEDDLQRYMREAVKVSNESPVLLDRFLDDAVEVDVDAICDGTDVLIGGIMEHIEQAGVHSGDSACSLPPYTLSAAIQDRLRAQMRAMALELQVVGLMNAQFAIKGDDLYVLEVNPRASRTVPFVSKATGRPLAKIAARCMVGTSLAAQNATRERIPPFFSVKEAVFPFVKFPGVDPLLGPEMKSTGEVMGVGRSFGAAFGRAQLGAGVVLPASGKIFISVRETDRAGAVALAGAFVQHGFEVVATRGTAAAIAATGIPVEVVNKVAEGRPHIVDMIKNNQIRYIVNTTEGKQAIADSYTIRRSALQFKVNYSTTLAHGKATSLALDSLDNVEVNRLQTLHEEVPV
- the carA gene encoding glutamine-hydrolyzing carbamoyl-phosphate synthase small subunit, giving the protein MRKPALLVLEDGSTFRGESIGAAGQTTGEVVFNTAMTGYQEILTDPSYARQIVTLTYPHIGNVGVNPEDEESAHIHSAGLVVRDVPLRASNWRCRETLGAYLQRRGVVGIAGVDTRRLTRILREKGAQAGCIVAGDALDEVAALAAARAFPGLTGMDLAKEVTTHRPYEWAQGSWTLEGGLPTAPHPLEEELPYHVVAYDYGAKRNMLRMLVDRGCRLTVVPAQTPASEVFKLAPDGVFLSNGPGDPEVCDYAIAAIREFTTRKLPLFGICLGYQLLGLASGAGTMKMKFGHHGANHPVQDLASRAVLITSQNHGFAVDETTLPANLQATHRSLFDGTLQGMERTDCPAFGFQGHPEASPGPQDVAPLFDRFIEMMKR
- the dapB gene encoding 4-hydroxy-tetrahydrodipicolinate reductase, with product MTTRIAITGAAGRMGRTLIEAVHQAEGVVVTAAFEHPEHDLLGSDAGLLAGVGEIGVPLTADVAALTSVFDVLIDFTRPQATLANLTMCRVAGRRMVIGTTGFSDAEKAQLQAAATEIGIVFAPNMSVGVNLCFKLLDMAARVLGDEVDIEIIEAHHRHKVDAPSGTALRMGEVVAAALGRDLKDCAVYGREGVTGERDRKTIGFETIRAGDIVGDHTVLFAGIGERIEITHKASSRMTFARGAVRAADWLMGRATGLYDMQDVLDLRS
- a CDS encoding DUF4149 domain-containing protein, with the translated sequence MITKATNELDRALLALWVGALWTVGLMVVPVLFAELDRSTAGTIAGVLFHRLNYAGLVIGTLLLLRNRLGAARAGMPALLLVLMLGSILVSEFALAPQIAALRETGLPAGSAEAARFGRLHGAAFALYVINALFGLVLLLTWGRRVQPSAP
- the greA gene encoding transcription elongation factor GreA is translated as MSKVPLTVRGAEKLRTELQQLKTVERPRIIQAIADARAHGDLKENAEYHAAREQQSFVEGRIKEIEGKLSHAQIIDVTKMPATGTVVFGTTVVIAEEDSGEEMTYRIVGEDEADIKAGLISVNSPIARALIGKQEGDVATVQTPGGARDFEIVEVRYE